In Plutella xylostella chromosome 3, ilPluXylo3.1, whole genome shotgun sequence, the following proteins share a genomic window:
- the LOC105395745 gene encoding uncharacterized protein LOC105395745 encodes MSTDLDASFVEQYININTKLKKRFMRKPNITEATNEFNALAIQCEHSEQPGFAGHCYVGAAKCESSAGNTLGEAEYYLTAARQFMKAEMKLSSLKCYSPTRENLEAAIGAYIQAMNKYPEKSPLRTSILLELANSLVLLGSLLEALAYYQQALETMDEGNLMRVKCLSNILRLNIQKGRYDMALETADTICDSKLNIPEHTLTEIQITRILLGVLEEHAERKPSLQKLFNDLLNDNAVPFNCDLKLKLQSIVMCGLARDVEALTAVSADVGGFLTLQQRDLLNAIIRKMERNQ; translated from the exons ATGTCGACCGATTTAGATGCAAGTTTCGTTGAACAATACATAAACATTAACACAAAACTCAAAAA GCGATTCATGCGAAAACCAAACATAACAGAAGCCACAAACGAGTTTAATGCCTTAGCAATCCAGTGTGAGCATTCTGAGCAGCCAGGCTTCGCGGGCCACTGCTACGTGGGAGCGGCCAAGTGCGAGAGCTCAGCAGGCAACACCCTGGGAGAGGCTGAGTACTACTTGACTGCTGCTCGGCAGTTCATGAAGGCGGAGATGAAACTCAGTTCTCTCAAGTGCTATAGTCCTACTCGAGAGAATCTGGAG GCCGCAATAGGTGCCTACATCCAAGCCATGAACAAATACCCGGAGAAGTCTCCTCTCCGCACATCCATTCTGCTGGAGCTTGCCAACAGCCTGGTGTTGCTCGGAAGCCTCCTGGAGGCGCTGGCGTACTACCAGCAGGCACTGGAGACCATGGATGAGGGGAACCTCATGAGGGTCAAGTGTTTGAGCAATATACTCAGATTGAATATACAGAAGG GGAGATATGATATGGCGCTTGAAACAGCAGACACAATTTGTGATTCCAAGTTGAATATACCTGAACACACTTTGACTGA AATACAAATAACCAGAATATTACTGGGAGTGCTGGAAGAACACGCTGAGCGGAAGCCCTCCCTACAGAAACTATTCAATGACCTCCTCAATGATAATGCAG TGCCATTCAACTGCGACCTGAAGCTGAAACTGCAGTCGATCGTGATGTGCGGGCTCGCGCGCGACGTGGAGGCTCTCACAGCGGTCTCGGCAGACGTTGGTGGGTTCCTGACGCTGCAGCAGCGGGATCTACTCAATGCTATTATAAGGAAGATGGAGAGAAATCAGtag
- the LOC105395744 gene encoding serine/threonine-protein kinase RIO3, protein MSNPWKRIAEPVVVQNFSEIMSEEVAKGLQVKEDMRFAEIVSDQHIAPSEAQEAIPAEVLKQIEESNAKGYCDSDAIIAKVLQCQFDKEYDDEIKLIEKKKNGDAKVSISFDNYRHVPSSLAYDSESEDEDVYKSDKKDWDRFETNEKEFASLPKRGYKMKEGEMVTKHDSVINGRRNACRVMAFPPEFCTGDGAGFDMKLPNTVFNSLKAHSRWDQARRHKMLDRKESQATAVLGIDERTKLILFKLINNGMLEQINGVISTGKESVVLHANSDPAFPDMILPKECAIKVFKTTLNEFKTRDKYIEADYRFKDRFSKQNPRKIVHMWAEKEMHNMMRLQKIGVNCPDMICLKKHVLVMSFIGKDNKPAPKIKDIILKHHEWTSVYEEVVGLMHKMFTVGHMIHADLSEYNILWHERKCWIIDVSQSVEPDHPHGLQFLLRDCRNISNFFEKKGVPNVMSAEEIFKSITGFEEIDVNLLDGVHPTFNALASRFEIEPDDNRNVSYPFDYCWSKSNEGKPGQSRTRTKSDQTTSDESEEDEFDEMWEHSLKQKMVIDSGADFGNPVKLDDEDVSKAANISEELKVPITKDEDKSSSGIDENK, encoded by the exons GCTAAAGGTCTTCAGGTCAAAGAGGACATGCGGTTTGCTGAAATAGTGTCGGACCAGCACATCGCCCCGAGCGAGGCGCAGGAGGCCATCCCGGCGGAGGTCTTGAAGCAAATCGAAGAATCCAACGCGAAAGGTTATTGCGACTCTGACGCCATCATTGCAAAAGTGTTGCAATGTCAGTTCGACAAGGAATACGATGACGAAATAAAGCTGAtagagaagaagaagaatggcgATGCTAAAGTGTCGATTTCGTTTGATAATTACCGCCACGTGCCGAGCTCCCTCGCGTACGACTCCGAGTCAGAGGACGAGGATGTCTACAAGTCTGACAAGAAGGACTGGGACCGATTTGAAACTAATGAGAAGGAGTTCGCGAGCCTCCCCAAGAGGGGCTACAAGATGAAGGAAGGCGAGATGGTGACTAAACATGACAGTGTCATCAATGGCAGGAGGAATGCTTGCAGAGTCATGGCCTTCCCTCCTGAGTTCTGCACTGGAGATGGCGCCGGCTTTGACATGAAGCTGCCAAACACTGTGTTCAATAGCTTAAAAGCTCACAGCCGGTGGGACCAAGCCCGCAGACACAAGATGTTGGACAGAAAAGAAAGTCAAGCTACAGCTGTCCTTGGTATTGATGAAAGGACTAAACTCATTCTGTTTAAACTCATCAACAATGGAATGCTAGAGCAAATCAATGGGGTAATTTCCACTGGCAAAGAATCTGTGGTCCTGCATGCCAACAGTGACCCAGCATTCCCTGACATGATACTGCCTAAGGAATGTGCAATCAAAGTCTTTAAGACAACCCTGAATGAGTTTAAAACTCGAGACAAATATATTGAAGCTGACTACAGGTTCAAGGATCGGTTCTCCAAGCAGAATCCTCGCAAGATCGTTCACATGTGGGCCGAGAAGGAGATGCACAACATGATGCGTCTGCAGAAGATCGGCGTCAACTGCCCTGACATGATCTGCTTGAAGAAGCATGTACTAGTCATGTCATTCATCGGCAAGGACAACAAGCCAGCCCCTAAGATCAAGGACATAATTCTAAAGCATCATGAGTGGACCAGTGTGTATGAAGAGGTTGTGGGGCTCATGCACAAGATGTTCACAGTGGGGCACATGATCCACGCCGACTTGTCCGAGTACAACATCCTGTGGCACGAGCGCAAGTGCTGGATCATTGATGTCTCCCAGTCAGTGGAGCCTGACCACCCTCATGGTCTGCAATTCTTGTTGAGGGATTGCCGTAATATCAgcaat TTCTTTGAGAAGAAGGGAGTGCCAAATGTGATGTCTGCTGAGGAAATCTTCAAGTCCATCACAGGGTTTGAAGAAATAGACGTGAACTTGCTGGATGGGGTGCACCCTACATTCAATGCTTTGGCTTCACGCTTTGAAATAGAGCCCGATGACAACAGGAATGTGAGTTACCCATTTGACTACTGCTGGTCCAAGAGCAATGAGGGCAAGCCGGGGCAGTCGAGGACCCGCACCAAGAGTGATCAGACCACTTCTGACGAATCGGAAGAAGATGAATTTGATGAAATGTGGGAGCATTCCCTCAAGCAGAAGATGGTTATTGACAGTGGTGCTGACTTCGGAAATCCAGTCAAGcttgatgatgaagatgtcAGCAAAGCAGCAAACATCAGTGAAGAGCTAAAAGTTCCAATAACTAAAGATGAAGATAAAAGTAGCAGTGGTATTGACGAGAATAAGTAA